Within Bacteroidota bacterium, the genomic segment TATAAGTGCGGTTACCAATATCCTGGTAAACGTCTAACAACTTGCCCTGTTTTTTTTTGATGAAATATTTTTTGTGTTCTTCTTTTTTATGTTTTTTTAGTAAGCATAAAAGCTCAGGATACGGGTATATATAAAATCCGTATTCTAGAAAAGAACTGGTTTTTAAACGGCTACAATTAATACCATTTCTTAAACTATATTAATTCTCCGCCCGAGGCGGATTAGTTTGTAATATGGTAATGCCGAACTACATCCCGAAAGCCACGCAAGTTCGCGGGGGGGATTAGTCCCCTTTTTTTGGACTATTATATATTGAGTTTCGGTATTAAACTTCCTCTTTTTCCGACTGATCCACTGTAAGAATTTTATCCCTCCGCAATACGGTTTCTATAATAGCAGTAATTATTGAAACTATTACACTAAACAAGAACGCCCACCACAAACTTTCAACTTTAAAGTTATCATCTATATAGGTTGCAATATATATAATAAAGGCATTGAGAAAAAAATAAAAAATTCCCAATGTGAGAACGGTGATAGGCAGTGTAAGTAGCACCAACAGCGGTTTCAATACTGCGTTTAAAAACCCAAGTACACACGCCAGTAAAAAAGCTTCTACAAAACCTCCCTTAAGTTTTACATGCGGGTCGAGCATGTATACAGCAAATATTACCGCTACTGCCGTTACCAATAGCCTGATAAAAAAGTTCTTCATATTATATATTAATCTTATTCACCCTGTTCTGATGTCTGCCTCCTTCGAATGGTTTATCCATAAACATTTGAATCATTTGTTTTGTTTTTTCAATGTCTACAAATCGGGCAGGGATACCTATAATGTTTGCATCGTTGTGCATGCGGGCAAGCCTTGCCAATTCTACTTCCCAGCATAGGGCTGCTCTTGCGTCTTTGTGTTTGTTTGCCGTAATGCACACACCATTTCCGCTCCCACAAATTAGAATACCCATATTATATGTTTTGTTAGCCACGGCTTGTGCTAACGGATGGGCAAAATCAGAATAATCGCAGGAGTCGTTCGAGAACGGACCAAAATCTTTTACTTCATTACCTTGTTCTTTGAGCCAAGTTATTAATACTTCTTTGTACTCAAAGCCCGCATGGTCGCCACCAATAGCTATATTCATCATTTATTATATATTATACTTTTAAATGCACTATAATTTTAGTCGTGCGGTATAAAATGCAAAAGTAAATCAGATTGTTTAACAAAAACAGATGAAATATTATTTAATACCAATTCTTAAACTAAAATAGTTCTCCGCCTGTGGCGATTTAGTTTTTAGAATGGTAATGCCGAACTAATCCCGAAAGCATTCGGGATTAGTCCCTTTCTTTTGGACTAATATATATTGAGTTTCGGTATTAGTTACTACTTCAGCGAAAACATTTTTTCCAATACTCCATATACGTTTTTCAAAGTAGTTTCCTTTTCTATTTTTGGATTTATTTCTGCTATTTCTACACCACAAACCTTAGGAGTATTCCACAAACTATTTAATAATTCTCCCGCTTGTTCTTTGGTCAAACCATTTACCACAGGTGTTCCTGTGCCAGGCACAAGGGCATTATCCATGCTGTCTATATCGAACGAAACATATAATAAATCATAGTCATTAAAATATTCCATAATGCTTTGGTATAATTGTTCGATGCTTTCTCCATTAATATCAGCAGGACTATAATATTTTATTTTTTCAGCATGTATATAGTCCCATTCTTCTTCTTCCAAATCTCTGATTCCTACAAATGCAATATCTCTTGAATTTACGGAATTTATAGCTAAACCGTTCTGTGTTTTAAGTTTTTCCCACCAAGCCACTTCTATATCGCAGGGTTTGTTTTTATTATATATATTATTGTCTATTCCAAGGCTTATAGCTACAGGCATACCGTGCATATTACCGCTTGGCGTGGTGTACGGGGTATGCAAGTCGGCATGGGCATCTATCCATATTACCCCAATTTTTTTATCTGGGTTTTGATTTCTAATAGCGGCGATGGCCGATGCTGCATTGCTATGGTCTCCACTTAAAATGAAGGGAAAATTTCCTTGTTCAATAATGCTTGAGATTTGTTCTCTGGCATTTAACTGGTGTCTGCCTATAATATCAACATACCTAGCAAAGGGATATAAAATAGCGGGGCGTGAAAATGTTTCAGGGACTTCAATTTTTGTGCAAGGATATGAAGACAAAATATTTTGATGCCTTTTGTCGAAATCTATCAAAGCGGTTGGGCCAAACGCTGCTCCTTGTTTAGCGGGATTTGCACCCAAATCGCTAATAAGTTGTATAATATGAATCGGTCTTCGGCTTACCATGTATGCGTGCAAATATAAGGGAACAAAATTCAATTTTTTAGGCTGCTGATTTTCTGCATTTTATGTCGACAAATTGTTTTTTTTACCTTTTACATACAACCCCGAGCCTGTAATTGTGGTTTAAGTAATTGGAAATAAAAAACAAAGGGCTATATTTGTAGAACAAAAATCCAAATCGCCGATGTATAAAGGCATTTATTTGTTACTCATCGTTATATGCCTTGCGGGTTGCCACCGCAAAGCCAAACCCGATTTGGATAACCCCGATGAGCCAGAGGTATGCGTAGACTTATCTAAATATATTACCATGTCTGCACAATTCAGCAGAGACTTGGCTAAGTTCGACCCCGTTTATCCCGAAATTTTATATTATATAAAAACTTCTTACAAAACTATTGATCTAGACCTGCACCGGACTAGTAATAGAATAATGCAACTGTTTTCATATAATCTCAGAACAAATTCTTTTTCTCTGATATTATATAGTAGGGGAGGCCAAATAGATACTTTAACGGGAGGTAGACAAGTTGATTTTGGTTTCAAGACATTCACCCCTGGCCCAAACGAATGGATTTTATTTCAGGACAACAGTCGCAATATTTGGAAAGTGAAAAAAGATGGAACCGCCATGCGGAAAATAAGGGAAAAAGCCAGCGGCCCTTCTTGGAACAAGGACGGAACACAAATTTTGTTCTACGACCAAACTACTCAAAAAAATACAATTATGGATTTAGATGGGAGTACAAAATCCGTCTTAAACATAGGTACAAGCAATCTTTCTTTTACGGGTGTTAATGGCGTATTGGTTGGATTGAATGGCGGTAGTAGCCAAATATTTCAGTACAATGCCGACTACCAAAGCAAAACCAACACTTCCACTGCTGACCCGCGTTCTGAGTTTAGCGATATTGGCTTGTTGCCCAATGGCTATGAAGCTATTGTTTGCCAGCCCGATTGGATAATAAAATGGAACCTCACCGACTCAACTATTAAAGAATATCTTCGCCCAAATTGTAACAGTCGTTCTTATGAAATGCCTAATGTGTCGCCCGACGGCAACCGTGTGGTGTTTACCAAAAAATGTAGAGACAAACTGGATGCTCAATATCTTATAGACAAACACGATATATATATCATGGATATTCGTTGCTGGCGTGCCAAAAAATTAGAACTCCCTTAATTCATTTTTCTATATTCCCTTATTTTACCAATAACTTTGCCCCATGTTCAAAAAGGCTAGTTATTTGCGTTCACCACTGTTTTATGTGGCCTTTATTTTAATTTTCTTCGCTCTTACCGAGGCGATTATTTTGTTTTTCGACAAACAAAATTTTGAAGCCCTTAAACGTGTTTTCTCTATTGTAGGGTTATTGGTGCTTATTATTTTTGATTTCTGGCTGCGTGAAGTGAAATTGTCTCGCAATACCAAAATGTTTGTGCAAATAATTATTGCTGTGCCGCTCGCTTTGAAATTTTTATATCCCTATAGCAAAGATTTTTATGATAAAATTATTTTAGACAAAACATTTTATGAATCCAATATCAAGATTAACAACACAAAATCGAAACAGGACTATATCATATTTGTATGGAATACCAAGGATGGGAAAAACATACCCGCCAAGGATGAGAGCATACGTGCCGCCAAAATAGATTTCTCGTTCGACACTGCAAATATTTTGATGTTCAAAGATGGTTTTGATCCTGCCTATTTCGAAAAACTAAAATATAGTTATATAATAAAAGATAGCACCTCTTTATCGGGCGAAATAGAAACCAACAAAAACCCCGAGCTTATTACTTCCCCTTACTTTAACCTTGCTACCAAAACAAAATATAATTACCATGTGTTTAAAATTGTATACGACAGTAACAATGAACCCTATTTGCTACAAGCCATTAACTTTAATTCCGACAGACCTACAATGCAACGAGCTGTAGACCAAATGGCAAAGGATTTACAAAAGAATTGAGCTGTTAAGGTTTTTATATATATTTTTGCACCCATATCAATGAATCAATATAACGTTACTTTTTTATTTGCCGATAAAACACTTCAACCCATAACACTAGTTGCCGATGCGGGAGAAAACATTTTGGATGTTACCATGGAAAACAATATCAAACTGCAACACAACTGTGGCGGAGTTTGTGGTTGTACCACTTGCCATGTATATATTAAGTCGGGTATTGAAAACCTGAGCGAAATGGAAGAAAACGAAGAAGACAGAATAGATATGGCCGAGAATTTAACCTTGGAAAGCCGCCTTGCCTGCCAATGCGAAATACGTGGCGATGTTACGTTATTGGTTCCTGACCAAACAGGTTTTGTGGGCCATTAATATATATAAATTACTATTCCTAAAACAAAGGAAACTATAATATAAAAACAAAATGAGTTTTGAACTACCTATATACTGGAACGACTACGAAGATATTGCCATGGCCTTGTGCGAAAAGTTTGGAAACGATTTCGATGAATCTAAAATATACCGTATCCGTTTCACTGAGCTCATGGATTGGGTTTT encodes:
- a CDS encoding phage holin family protein, encoding MKNFFIRLLVTAVAVIFAVYMLDPHVKLKGGFVEAFLLACVLGFLNAVLKPLLVLLTLPITVLTLGIFYFFLNAFIIYIATYIDDNFKVESLWWAFLFSVIVSIITAIIETVLRRDKILTVDQSEKEEV
- the rpiB gene encoding ribose 5-phosphate isomerase B, which encodes MMNIAIGGDHAGFEYKEVLITWLKEQGNEVKDFGPFSNDSCDYSDFAHPLAQAVANKTYNMGILICGSGNGVCITANKHKDARAALCWEVELARLARMHNDANIIGIPARFVDIEKTKQMIQMFMDKPFEGGRHQNRVNKINI
- a CDS encoding arginase family protein; the protein is MVSRRPIHIIQLISDLGANPAKQGAAFGPTALIDFDKRHQNILSSYPCTKIEVPETFSRPAILYPFARYVDIIGRHQLNAREQISSIIEQGNFPFILSGDHSNAASAIAAIRNQNPDKKIGVIWIDAHADLHTPYTTPSGNMHGMPVAISLGIDNNIYNKNKPCDIEVAWWEKLKTQNGLAINSVNSRDIAFVGIRDLEEEEWDYIHAEKIKYYSPADINGESIEQLYQSIMEYFNDYDLLYVSFDIDSMDNALVPGTGTPVVNGLTKEQAGELLNSLWNTPKVCGVEIAEINPKIEKETTLKNVYGVLEKMFSLK
- a CDS encoding 2Fe-2S iron-sulfur cluster-binding protein, with amino-acid sequence MNQYNVTFLFADKTLQPITLVADAGENILDVTMENNIKLQHNCGGVCGCTTCHVYIKSGIENLSEMEENEEDRIDMAENLTLESRLACQCEIRGDVTLLVPDQTGFVGH
- the iscX gene encoding Fe-S cluster assembly protein IscX encodes the protein MSFELPIYWNDYEDIAMALCEKFGNDFDESKIYRIRFTELMDWVLEIPNFKGTKEECTEGHLEMIQSNWVYEWRDNRK